In Neisseria dentiae, one DNA window encodes the following:
- a CDS encoding iron-containing alcohol dehydrogenase, with the protein MATQFFMPVQNIIGAGALAQAMDAIAALGLKKALIVTDGGLSKMGVADQIGGLLKEKGIDYAVFDQVQPNPTVNNVNAGLAKLKESSADCVISLGGGSSHDAAKAIAIVAANGGKIEDYEGLDKSKKPQIPLVAINTTAGTASEMTRFTIITDETRHVKMAIVDKHVTPLLSVNEPALMEGMPAPLTAATGMDALTHAVEAYVSTAASPITDAVAVKAIELIARYLPTAVSDPKNKEAREQMAYAQFMAGMAFNNASLGYVHAMAHQLGGFYDLPHGVCNALLLPHVERFNQQAAKARLDEIGAILGKNNPDLAGLDVIDAITKLARIVGIPKSLKELGVKEEDFDVLAENSLKDVCGFTNPIQANKEQIIGIFRAAFDPA; encoded by the coding sequence ATGGCAACACAATTCTTCATGCCCGTTCAAAACATTATCGGCGCCGGTGCGCTGGCTCAGGCGATGGACGCGATTGCCGCGCTCGGCCTGAAAAAAGCCTTGATCGTAACCGACGGCGGTTTGAGCAAAATGGGCGTGGCCGACCAAATCGGCGGCTTGCTGAAAGAAAAAGGCATCGATTATGCCGTATTCGACCAAGTGCAACCCAACCCCACCGTAAACAATGTTAATGCCGGTTTGGCGAAACTGAAAGAAAGCAGCGCCGACTGCGTGATTTCTCTGGGCGGCGGTTCTTCTCACGATGCAGCCAAAGCCATCGCCATCGTGGCGGCCAACGGCGGCAAAATCGAAGACTACGAAGGTTTGGATAAATCCAAAAAACCGCAAATCCCGCTAGTGGCCATCAACACCACCGCCGGCACGGCTTCGGAAATGACACGTTTCACCATCATCACCGACGAAACCCGCCATGTGAAAATGGCCATCGTCGATAAACACGTTACCCCGCTGTTGTCGGTAAACGAACCCGCCCTGATGGAAGGTATGCCCGCCCCCCTCACCGCCGCCACCGGTATGGACGCGCTTACCCACGCCGTGGAAGCCTATGTTTCCACCGCCGCTTCGCCGATTACCGATGCCGTGGCCGTTAAAGCCATCGAGTTGATTGCCCGTTACCTGCCCACCGCCGTGAGCGACCCGAAAAACAAAGAGGCGCGCGAGCAAATGGCGTATGCGCAGTTTATGGCGGGCATGGCATTCAACAACGCCTCGCTCGGCTATGTACACGCCATGGCGCACCAATTGGGCGGTTTCTACGATCTGCCGCACGGTGTCTGCAACGCCTTGCTGCTGCCCCACGTAGAACGCTTCAACCAACAGGCCGCCAAAGCGCGCTTGGATGAAATCGGTGCGATTTTGGGCAAAAACAACCCCGATTTGGCCGGGCTGGATGTTATCGACGCCATCACCAAACTGGCGCGCATCGTCGGCATCCCGAAATCGCTGAAAGAATTGGGTGTGAAAGAAGAAGATTTCGACGTATTGGCCGAAAACTCGCTGAAAGACGTTTGCGGTTTCACCAACCCGATTCAAGCCAACAAAGAGCAGATTATCGGCATCTTCCGCGCCGCTTTCGACCCGGCTTGA
- a CDS encoding VanZ family protein, producing MRMPNNRFVLFAVLWFMAAVYSLLFRESDGGAPPFAHFDKVAHFALFFAQFWLLAKAFMQDRLAVPYRLLFVSAVLVAAGSEMAQALFTRTREGSIADGLADVFGAAVALWLAYKVSAAKRAVKKTA from the coding sequence ATGCGGATGCCCAATAACCGTTTCGTGCTGTTTGCCGTATTGTGGTTTATGGCCGCGGTGTATTCGCTGCTGTTCAGAGAGTCCGACGGCGGCGCGCCGCCATTTGCCCATTTCGACAAAGTGGCGCACTTTGCGCTGTTTTTCGCCCAGTTTTGGTTGTTGGCCAAAGCCTTTATGCAAGACCGCCTCGCCGTGCCTTACCGGCTATTGTTTGTGTCGGCCGTGCTGGTTGCAGCAGGTAGTGAAATGGCGCAGGCGTTGTTTACCCGAACGCGCGAAGGCAGCATTGCCGACGGTTTGGCCGATGTGTTCGGCGCGGCTGTGGCATTGTGGTTGGCGTACAAGGTTTCCGCAGCCAAACGGGCGGTTAAAAAAACCGCTTAA
- a CDS encoding aminopeptidase P N-terminal domain-containing protein, with amino-acid sequence MTPFVERRRRLLGQIGSGSVAVLFAAPEQRRSNDTFFPYRQNSYFHYLTGFPEPESVLVLDGSAQAAVLFCRDKDDVSEIWEGFRYGADAAREAFGMDAAYSIASWREQMPKILQNAQRLLVLPEEGGAAGQALVRHWQKIKNGAAVENLAACLDGMRLIKDRHETDLLKTAGEISAAAHIRAMQKTRPDISELHIEAELLHEFMRRGARFPAYPSIVAGGKNACCLHYTANNDTLRNGDLLLVDAGAEYQGYAGDITRTFPVNGRFGGAQKDLYEVVLAANEAAIAAVKPGAAWAGIQQTALNILARGMVDFKLLAGTVEGNIESGAFKRYYMHGLGHWVGLDVHDTGGRPAVLQAGMCTTVEPGIYIAAAADIPACFHNIGIRVEDNVLVTESGCENYTAAAPKSVAAIEETMRG; translated from the coding sequence ATGACCCCGTTTGTCGAACGCCGTCGCCGTTTGCTTGGGCAAATCGGCAGCGGCAGCGTGGCGGTGTTGTTTGCCGCCCCCGAGCAGCGCCGCAGCAACGATACGTTTTTCCCCTACCGCCAAAACAGCTATTTCCATTACCTCACCGGCTTTCCCGAGCCGGAATCGGTGCTGGTGCTCGACGGTTCGGCGCAAGCCGCCGTGTTGTTCTGCCGTGATAAAGACGATGTGAGCGAAATATGGGAAGGCTTCCGCTACGGGGCGGACGCCGCGCGCGAAGCATTCGGCATGGATGCGGCGTACAGCATCGCAAGCTGGCGGGAACAGATGCCTAAAATCCTGCAAAATGCGCAACGGCTGTTGGTGCTGCCGGAAGAGGGCGGCGCAGCGGGGCAGGCATTGGTTAGGCATTGGCAGAAAATAAAAAACGGTGCGGCGGTTGAAAATCTGGCAGCGTGTTTGGACGGAATGCGCCTGATTAAAGACAGGCACGAAACCGACCTGCTGAAAACGGCGGGTGAAATCAGCGCGGCCGCACATATCCGCGCGATGCAGAAAACCCGGCCCGACATCAGCGAGCTGCATATAGAGGCCGAATTGCTGCACGAATTCATGCGCCGCGGTGCGCGGTTTCCCGCCTATCCCAGCATTGTGGCGGGCGGTAAAAACGCCTGCTGCCTGCACTATACCGCCAACAATGACACACTGCGAAACGGTGATTTGCTGCTGGTTGACGCGGGTGCCGAATATCAGGGCTATGCGGGCGATATTACCCGCACCTTTCCCGTAAACGGCAGATTCGGCGGCGCGCAGAAAGACCTTTACGAAGTGGTGCTGGCGGCCAACGAAGCCGCCATCGCCGCGGTGAAGCCGGGAGCCGCTTGGGCCGGTATCCAACAAACCGCCCTTAATATTCTCGCGCGCGGCATGGTCGATTTCAAACTGCTGGCGGGCACGGTGGAGGGCAATATCGAGTCGGGCGCATTCAAACGCTACTATATGCACGGCTTGGGGCATTGGGTGGGCTTGGATGTGCACGATACCGGCGGCCGGCCGGCAGTGTTGCAAGCAGGTATGTGCACCACCGTGGAGCCGGGCATTTATATCGCCGCCGCCGCCGATATCCCCGCCTGCTTCCACAATATCGGCATCCGCGTCGAAGATAATGTGCTGGTTACGGAAAGCGGCTGCGAAAACTACACCGCCGCCGCGCCGAAAAGCGTGGCTGCCATCGAAGAAACCATGCGCGGATAA
- a CDS encoding dioxygenase, with translation MQAVLDLIRTEPAAVVAETLDFLLYECSLDEAPSRGDVALWRDILQARGGKFERLAQTCRTWLEEEAL, from the coding sequence ATGCAAGCAGTTTTAGATTTAATCCGCACCGAACCCGCCGCCGTGGTGGCCGAAACGCTGGATTTTCTGCTTTACGAATGCAGTTTGGACGAAGCGCCTTCGCGCGGCGATGTGGCCTTGTGGCGCGATATTCTGCAAGCACGCGGCGGCAAATTCGAGCGCTTGGCGCAAACCTGCCGAACCTGGCTGGAAGAGGAGGCGCTTTAG
- the hemE gene encoding uroporphyrinogen decarboxylase, protein MTTLKNDTFLRALLKQPVEYTPVWMMRQAGRYLPEYKATRARAGSFLDLCKNTDLATEVTIQPLERFDLDAAILFSDILTVPDAMGLGLYFAEGEGPKFERPLQHEADIAKLAVPDMAKLQYVFDAVASIRRALNGRVPLIGFSGSPFTLACYMVEGGGGKEFRTVKTMMYSRPELLHKILDTNAQAVTAYLNAQIDAGAQAVQIFDTWGGVLSDAAFEAFSLRYMKQISDGLKRESEGRRVPLIVFTKGGGLWLEKMAAIGADALGLDWTCNIGEARRRVGSQVALQGNFDPFALFGTPEGIRAEAARILAAYGSGSGHVFNLGHGINQHANPEHAKILVDAVHELSRPYHG, encoded by the coding sequence ATGACCACTTTGAAAAACGACACCTTCCTGCGCGCGCTGCTCAAACAACCCGTCGAATACACCCCCGTGTGGATGATGCGCCAGGCCGGCCGCTACCTGCCCGAATACAAAGCCACCCGCGCGCGCGCCGGCAGCTTTCTCGACTTGTGCAAAAACACCGATCTGGCCACCGAAGTAACCATACAGCCGCTCGAACGTTTCGATTTGGACGCCGCGATTCTGTTTTCCGACATCCTCACCGTGCCCGACGCCATGGGCTTGGGCCTGTATTTTGCCGAAGGCGAAGGCCCGAAATTCGAGCGGCCGCTGCAACACGAAGCCGACATCGCCAAACTTGCCGTGCCCGACATGGCCAAGCTGCAATATGTGTTTGACGCCGTCGCTTCCATCCGCCGCGCCCTAAACGGCCGCGTGCCCCTAATCGGCTTTTCCGGCAGCCCGTTCACGCTGGCCTGCTATATGGTGGAAGGCGGCGGCGGCAAAGAATTCCGCACCGTCAAAACCATGATGTATTCGCGCCCCGAGCTGCTGCACAAAATCTTAGACACCAACGCGCAGGCCGTTACCGCCTACCTGAACGCCCAAATCGACGCCGGCGCGCAAGCCGTGCAGATTTTCGACACTTGGGGCGGCGTATTGAGCGACGCGGCCTTTGAAGCATTCAGCCTGCGCTATATGAAGCAGATTTCAGACGGCCTCAAGCGCGAAAGCGAAGGCCGCCGCGTGCCGCTGATTGTGTTCACCAAAGGCGGCGGCCTGTGGCTGGAAAAAATGGCCGCCATCGGCGCCGACGCACTGGGCCTCGATTGGACGTGCAACATCGGCGAAGCCCGCAGGCGCGTGGGCAGCCAAGTTGCCCTGCAAGGCAATTTCGACCCCTTCGCCCTCTTCGGCACGCCCGAGGGCATCCGCGCCGAAGCCGCGCGCATTCTGGCCGCCTACGGCAGCGGCAGCGGCCATGTGTTCAACCTCGGCCACGGCATCAACCAACACGCCAACCCCGAACACGCCAAGATACTGGTGGACGCCGTGCACGAATTATCGCGCCCCTATCACGGCTAA
- the folP gene encoding dihydropteroate synthase: MNTHWQSGRFNIDLSQPKIMGIVNLTPDSFSDGGAYSQNARTALNHAERLLQEGADILDIGGESTRPGADYVPPETEWARVAPVLKELASWNVPVSLDTRRTTVMQRALEQGGVDIINDVSALSDDGAVELLAQQPATGICLMHMRGLPATMQNNPQYQDVVAEVARYLNGRAAVCTAAGIARRRITLDPGFGFGKNLQHNTALMRHLRSLMQQTGLPLLIGVSRKRMIGELTGEADAAARIHGSVAAALAAVARGAQILRVHDVKATADAVKVWQALGVFEDGGQAV, encoded by the coding sequence ATGAACACACACTGGCAGAGCGGCCGCTTCAACATTGATTTGTCGCAGCCGAAAATCATGGGCATCGTCAACCTGACGCCCGATTCGTTTTCCGACGGCGGCGCCTATTCGCAAAACGCCCGCACCGCATTAAACCACGCGGAGCGGCTGTTGCAGGAAGGTGCCGACATTCTCGACATCGGCGGCGAATCCACCCGCCCCGGGGCGGATTATGTGCCGCCCGAAACCGAATGGGCGCGCGTGGCGCCGGTGCTCAAAGAGCTGGCTTCGTGGAATGTGCCTGTGAGTTTGGACACCCGCCGCACGACAGTGATGCAGCGGGCGCTGGAGCAGGGCGGGGTGGACATCATCAACGATGTATCCGCCCTGAGCGACGACGGCGCAGTAGAATTGCTGGCGCAGCAGCCTGCCACAGGTATCTGCCTGATGCACATGCGGGGCCTGCCCGCTACCATGCAAAACAATCCGCAATATCAAGATGTTGTGGCTGAAGTTGCCCGCTATCTCAACGGGCGCGCAGCAGTTTGCACCGCAGCAGGCATCGCGCGCAGGCGCATCACCCTCGACCCGGGTTTCGGTTTCGGCAAAAACCTGCAACACAACACCGCGCTGATGCGGCATTTGCGCAGCCTGATGCAGCAAACCGGCCTGCCGCTGCTGATCGGCGTGTCGCGCAAGCGCATGATAGGCGAGCTGACGGGCGAAGCCGACGCTGCGGCACGCATACACGGCAGCGTGGCGGCGGCATTGGCAGCGGTGGCGCGCGGTGCGCAGATTCTGCGTGTGCACGATGTAAAAGCCACCGCCGATGCGGTAAAAGTCTGGCAGGCATTGGGCGTGTTTGAAGACGGCGGGCAGGCCGTCTGA
- a CDS encoding TatD family hydrolase, translating into MQLTDTHCHLADPALLGSLPQVLAAARAAGVYRFIVPATQRGDFADVAALSAPPSVYIAFGIHPWFADAATEADFACLEQQLAQHPQALAGEIGLDYGGAQTQEERLWQVEVFERQLVLAQRLRRPVIVHNLKATAAVVQSVKRCRFTQGGIAHAFSGSLEEARALTGCGFKIGIGSLLLNPAARKARRAVAELPLEDIVLETDSPFMLKNAVNTPANVREIAAVTAQLRGIAPEEVAVQTERNVHALLEKVGGF; encoded by the coding sequence ATGCAGTTAACCGACACCCATTGCCACCTTGCCGATCCCGCCTTGCTCGGCAGCTTGCCGCAGGTTTTGGCCGCCGCGCGCGCGGCCGGTGTGTACCGCTTTATCGTGCCCGCTACGCAGCGCGGGGATTTTGCCGATGTGGCGGCTTTGTCGGCCCCGCCGTCGGTTTATATCGCGTTCGGTATCCATCCGTGGTTTGCCGACGCGGCAACAGAAGCCGATTTTGCCTGCCTTGAACAGCAGTTGGCGCAACACCCGCAGGCGTTGGCGGGTGAAATCGGTTTGGATTACGGCGGGGCGCAAACGCAGGAAGAGCGGCTGTGGCAGGTTGAGGTGTTCGAGAGGCAGCTTGTTTTGGCGCAACGGCTGCGCCGTCCGGTGATTGTTCATAATCTGAAAGCCACGGCTGCCGTGGTGCAGTCGGTGAAACGCTGCCGTTTCACGCAGGGCGGTATCGCCCATGCGTTTTCCGGCAGTTTGGAAGAGGCGCGGGCACTCACGGGCTGCGGGTTCAAAATCGGCATAGGCTCGCTGCTGCTCAATCCGGCTGCGCGCAAAGCCCGCCGGGCGGTGGCGGAACTGCCGCTGGAAGACATCGTGTTGGAAACGGACAGCCCGTTTATGTTGAAAAACGCGGTCAACACACCGGCCAACGTGCGTGAAATCGCGGCCGTTACCGCGCAGCTGCGGGGCATCGCGCCGGAAGAAGTGGCGGTGCAAACCGAACGGAATGTTCATGCTTTGCTGGAAAAAGTCGGCGGGTTTTGA